Proteins encoded in a region of the Microbaculum marinisediminis genome:
- a CDS encoding BMP family protein, whose product MNSTRRSFFAATAVVAMSIFSAPSVASEFKAAAVLPGSITDQAFNQVVYEGLMKAKADLGIEVAFSEKVKQADQAEAMSDYARRGYPVVIGAGGEFTAAATRVSRQFDDTLVVVINGSPTENVATINYNNPQFGYILGFIGGKMSKTGNGGLIAGQEIKAFVDIAEGFRKGWKDAGASGEVTITYTDDWDDVAKAKEATLNLINQGADVVLPYLDNGIVGVVQAAEEKDIWVTGVITDLGKSSPKANLASTVLDFASATATAIAMAKDGKLERADFRFNLGSPEGHMGTISEAVPADVRAEADALIEKMKAGTFQP is encoded by the coding sequence ATGAATTCGACCAGACGCAGTTTCTTCGCCGCCACCGCAGTGGTTGCGATGTCGATCTTCAGCGCGCCGTCCGTGGCATCGGAATTCAAGGCCGCGGCGGTCCTGCCCGGTTCCATCACTGACCAGGCCTTCAACCAGGTCGTCTACGAGGGGCTGATGAAGGCCAAGGCCGACCTCGGCATCGAGGTCGCCTTCTCCGAGAAGGTCAAGCAGGCCGACCAGGCCGAGGCGATGTCCGACTACGCCCGCCGCGGCTACCCGGTCGTCATCGGCGCCGGCGGCGAGTTCACGGCCGCGGCGACCCGCGTCTCCCGCCAGTTCGACGACACGCTGGTCGTCGTGATCAACGGCTCGCCCACCGAGAACGTCGCCACGATCAACTACAACAATCCGCAGTTCGGCTACATCCTCGGCTTCATCGGGGGCAAGATGTCGAAGACCGGCAATGGTGGGCTCATCGCCGGTCAGGAGATCAAGGCGTTCGTCGACATCGCCGAAGGCTTCCGCAAGGGCTGGAAGGATGCCGGCGCGTCGGGCGAGGTGACCATCACCTATACCGACGATTGGGATGACGTCGCCAAGGCCAAGGAAGCGACCCTCAACCTGATCAACCAGGGCGCCGACGTCGTGTTGCCGTATCTCGACAACGGCATCGTCGGGGTCGTGCAGGCGGCAGAGGAAAAGGACATCTGGGTGACAGGCGTCATCACCGACCTGGGTAAGTCCTCGCCCAAGGCGAACCTCGCTTCCACCGTACTCGACTTCGCCTCCGCGACCGCCACGGCCATCGCCATGGCCAAGGACGGCAAGCTGGAGCGTGCCGACTTCCGCTTCAACCTCGGCAGCCCCGAGGGGCACATGGGGACCATCAGCGAAGCCGTTCCCGCCGATGTCCGCGCCGAAGCCGACGCGCTCATCGAGAAGATGAAAGCCGGCACCTTCCAGCCGTGA
- a CDS encoding maleate cis-trans isomerase family protein, which produces MNETLEPVTSKPYQVRFDNGRHHRAKLGFVVLAMEQTVEDDVYKLAPPGVGVHFSRVPMSNDATLDTLRQMEGGIEGAARLLLPDDDLDACCFTCNCGVMVIGEEPVMAALKRAKSEAEPTTVMTGVVRALRAVEAKRIVVGTPYLDEVNAHVRAFLRSKDFEILDIQGLNLRTNQEIDTVEPEFLLEFGASLDRPDADALFICCGALRSLDIVGALEARIGKPVIVSNQAMMWDCLRRAGIDDVIEGYGRLFQLRRRDVGLAG; this is translated from the coding sequence ATGAACGAGACCCTGGAACCCGTTACCTCGAAGCCCTATCAGGTCCGCTTCGACAACGGCCGCCATCACCGCGCCAAGCTCGGTTTCGTGGTGCTTGCGATGGAGCAGACGGTCGAGGACGACGTCTACAAGCTCGCGCCGCCCGGCGTCGGTGTGCATTTCTCGCGCGTGCCGATGTCGAACGACGCGACGCTGGACACGCTGCGGCAGATGGAAGGCGGCATCGAAGGCGCCGCCCGGCTACTGCTGCCGGACGACGACCTGGACGCCTGCTGTTTCACCTGCAATTGCGGGGTGATGGTGATCGGCGAGGAGCCGGTGATGGCCGCGTTGAAGCGGGCGAAGTCGGAGGCCGAGCCAACCACCGTGATGACCGGGGTCGTGCGCGCGCTGCGGGCCGTCGAGGCGAAGCGGATCGTCGTCGGCACGCCGTATCTCGACGAGGTCAATGCCCATGTCCGCGCCTTCCTGCGCTCCAAGGACTTCGAGATCCTGGACATTCAGGGCCTGAACCTCCGCACCAACCAGGAGATCGATACGGTCGAGCCGGAATTCCTGCTCGAGTTCGGCGCCAGCCTCGACCGGCCCGACGCGGATGCGCTGTTCATCTGTTGCGGCGCACTGCGCAGCCTCGACATCGTCGGTGCCCTGGAGGCGAGGATCGGCAAGCCGGTCATCGTCTCCAACCAGGCGATGATGTGGGATTGCCTGCGCCGCGCCGGTATCGACGATGTGATCGAGGGATACGGCCGCCTGTTTCAGTTGCGTCGCCGCGACGTCGGGCTCGCCGGCTGA
- the speB gene encoding agmatinase, translating to MNTYDSGRLNLPFVGHCTFAKSPVCLDWDRIEADVAVLGVPYDMGTQYRPGSRFGPRAIRDASTLFSFGHGGAYDHEDDVVYLPADRVRIVDVGDADIVHTDTVSSHRNTELAVRKILASGAMPVVLGGDHAINIPCVRAFADEDPIHIVQIDAHLDFVDVRHGVSEGHGNPMRRAAEQTHVTGLTQLGIRNVSSTAREGYEEARRRGSQIRSVRQCRALGTRGMLDLVPEGARYYVTIDIDGFDPSIAPGTGTPSHGGFLYWEVMEFLQGLSKRGDVVGIDLVEVAPAYDPSGVTSILAAQVLMNFLGYIFHERQLRAG from the coding sequence ACACCTATGATAGCGGGCGGCTGAATCTTCCCTTCGTCGGCCATTGCACCTTCGCCAAGAGCCCTGTCTGCCTCGACTGGGACAGGATCGAGGCCGATGTCGCGGTGCTCGGTGTTCCCTACGACATGGGAACCCAGTACAGACCGGGAAGCCGGTTCGGCCCGCGCGCCATCCGTGACGCGTCCACGTTGTTCTCCTTCGGTCATGGCGGTGCCTACGATCACGAGGACGACGTTGTCTACCTGCCCGCCGACCGCGTCCGGATCGTCGATGTAGGCGATGCCGATATCGTCCACACCGATACGGTATCGAGCCATCGCAACACCGAGCTTGCGGTGCGCAAGATCCTCGCCAGCGGCGCCATGCCGGTCGTGCTCGGCGGAGACCACGCGATCAACATCCCCTGTGTCCGCGCCTTCGCCGACGAGGACCCGATCCATATCGTCCAGATCGACGCGCATCTCGATTTCGTCGATGTCCGTCACGGTGTCAGCGAAGGCCATGGGAATCCGATGCGGCGTGCCGCCGAACAGACACATGTTACCGGGCTGACCCAGCTTGGAATCCGCAACGTCTCTTCGACGGCGCGGGAAGGCTACGAGGAAGCGCGCAGGCGAGGCTCGCAGATCCGCTCGGTTCGCCAGTGCCGCGCGCTTGGCACCCGGGGAATGCTGGATCTCGTTCCCGAAGGGGCGCGCTACTACGTCACGATCGACATAGACGGCTTCGATCCGTCCATCGCGCCCGGCACCGGCACGCCGAGCCATGGCGGCTTCCTGTACTGGGAAGTCATGGAGTTCCTGCAGGGGCTCAGCAAGCGTGGCGACGTGGTCGGGATCGACCTGGTCGAGGTCGCCCCGGCCTACGATCCCTCGGGCGTCACATCGATCCTTGCCGCCCAGGTCTTGATGAATTTCCTCGGCTACATCTTCCACGAACGGCAGCTGCGCGCCGGGTAG
- a CDS encoding LysR family transcriptional regulator, with amino-acid sequence MTLDLSPKNIKVIEFTSTNIKLRQNRMLRTQNFGQSDLRLLRVFMTVVESGGFTPAQIMMNIGQSTISAHMAALEERLNMRLCERGRGGFRVTPEGREVYEAAQRLFRSIDSFSSEVNALCGRLSGEIQIGMVDSIVTNPRFPLSAAIARFEERQGDVKIYLHIAAPATIERDVFEGRFDLGIGGYTQQLSGIDYVRLVNEQQSLYCGRGHPLFDVRPDKVRLEDIVECRLVKRPYVPDELLPEIGSMQPAALTEFMEAVAFLVLSGDYIGYLPEHFARQWVESGRLRPLMSERLRFNSTLELISRKSERQSLAVRHFRNDLIQVFSEIPDTLVAQPASPTSRRRN; translated from the coding sequence TTGACACTCGATTTATCTCCGAAAAATATTAAAGTTATCGAATTTACATCGACAAACATTAAACTAAGGCAAAACCGCATGTTGAGGACGCAGAATTTCGGCCAGAGCGACCTTCGCTTGCTGCGTGTCTTCATGACGGTCGTGGAGAGCGGCGGCTTCACCCCGGCACAGATCATGATGAATATTGGCCAGTCGACGATCAGCGCGCATATGGCTGCGCTGGAAGAACGGCTGAACATGCGGTTGTGCGAACGCGGCCGCGGAGGCTTTCGGGTGACACCGGAGGGCCGAGAGGTCTACGAGGCGGCGCAGAGACTGTTTCGCTCAATCGATTCCTTCAGTTCCGAAGTCAACGCGTTGTGCGGCCGGCTTTCCGGCGAGATTCAAATTGGCATGGTGGACAGCATCGTGACCAATCCGCGTTTTCCGCTCAGCGCCGCCATCGCCCGGTTCGAGGAGCGCCAGGGCGACGTCAAGATCTACCTGCACATCGCAGCACCGGCCACGATCGAACGCGACGTGTTCGAAGGCCGTTTCGACCTCGGTATCGGCGGCTATACCCAGCAATTGTCGGGGATCGACTACGTCCGCCTCGTAAACGAGCAACAGTCCCTCTATTGCGGCCGCGGTCACCCCCTTTTCGACGTGCGGCCCGACAAGGTTCGCCTCGAGGACATCGTCGAATGCCGCCTGGTGAAACGGCCCTACGTGCCGGATGAGCTGTTGCCGGAGATCGGCTCCATGCAGCCGGCGGCGCTGACGGAATTCATGGAGGCCGTCGCGTTTCTCGTCCTCTCGGGCGACTATATCGGCTACCTGCCCGAACACTTCGCCCGACAGTGGGTGGAAAGCGGCCGGCTGCGTCCGCTGATGTCAGAACGCCTGCGCTTCAACTCGACGCTCGAACTGATCTCGCGCAAGAGCGAGCGCCAGTCGCTCGCTGTCCGGCATTTCCGCAACGACCTGATCCAGGTCTTCAGCGAGATCCCCGATACGCTCGTCGCTCAGCCGGCGAGCCCGACGTCGCGGCGACGCAACTGA
- a CDS encoding polysaccharide deacetylase family protein, producing the protein MIANPITWPDGKKCAVAVTFDMDADSLVHIADPARAPKLVSATSMLRYGPEIAIPRILETYRRLEIRQTFFIPAWCAETHPGAVEAIAEAGHEVALHSYIHEHSYDLSRDAEAYLLARSAAILERVAGTRPRGWRAPMYSFSPASGELLVEAGFAYDSSLMGDDIPYLLDTPKGRLVELPTHWGTDDYPQYAQTPELDYAMPVRAPREAIANYTDEFEAHYAHGGMWIPVWHPFLTGRLTRWHHIEKMLERFRERDDVWFATLGEIADHTLSCQAAGTYSPRVCKVPFYDQPLSTMPLPKTGG; encoded by the coding sequence ATGATCGCCAACCCCATCACCTGGCCGGACGGCAAGAAATGTGCTGTCGCCGTCACCTTCGACATGGATGCCGACAGCCTCGTGCATATCGCGGACCCGGCGCGCGCGCCGAAGCTGGTGTCGGCGACTTCGATGCTGCGCTACGGGCCGGAGATCGCGATCCCGCGTATTCTCGAGACCTATCGGCGGCTCGAAATCCGGCAGACCTTCTTCATTCCGGCATGGTGCGCCGAGACTCATCCCGGGGCTGTCGAAGCGATCGCGGAAGCGGGACACGAGGTCGCGCTCCACAGCTATATCCACGAGCATTCCTACGATCTGTCGCGCGATGCGGAGGCCTATCTGCTGGCCCGCAGCGCGGCCATCCTGGAACGGGTCGCCGGCACGCGCCCCCGGGGCTGGCGCGCACCGATGTATTCCTTTTCTCCAGCATCCGGTGAGCTCCTCGTCGAGGCCGGCTTCGCCTACGATTCCTCGCTGATGGGCGACGACATCCCCTATCTGCTGGATACGCCGAAGGGGCGACTGGTCGAACTGCCGACCCATTGGGGCACGGACGATTATCCTCAGTACGCCCAGACGCCGGAGCTCGACTACGCGATGCCGGTGCGGGCACCGCGCGAGGCGATCGCAAACTACACGGACGAGTTCGAAGCACATTACGCGCATGGGGGCATGTGGATACCGGTCTGGCATCCCTTCCTGACGGGAAGGCTGACCCGTTGGCACCATATCGAGAAGATGCTGGAGAGGTTCCGCGAACGCGACGATGTCTGGTTCGCGACCCTAGGCGAGATCGCCGACCACACGCTTTCTTGTCAGGCGGCGGGCACCTATTCGCCACGCGTCTGCAAGGTCCCGTTTTACGATCAGCCACTGTCGACGATGCCGCTGCCGAAGACTGGCGGCTAG
- a CDS encoding creatininase: protein MSIMMSELSWDEYQRRIRDDAIVLLPVGAVEQHGHHLPLGTDWMMATYMARRAAENVNGIVAAPISYGYRSQVRTGGGAHQCGTTNLDGGTLINLVKDVVKELARHGARKIAVIDGHFENRFYLDEACFLAIRELQWAGIEDARILKMIYAEKISDETMEKVYAGGDYPGLDLEHGGILETAMMLYCYPDLVHLDRVKDEPLPEFPPYDMFPGNPDWVPTSGALSSGKLATAEKGKLLVEEFVATVTESLRREFRNPA from the coding sequence ATGTCGATCATGATGTCGGAGTTGAGCTGGGACGAATATCAGCGGCGGATCCGTGACGACGCCATCGTCCTGCTGCCGGTCGGCGCGGTAGAGCAGCACGGTCACCACCTGCCTCTCGGCACCGATTGGATGATGGCCACCTACATGGCCCGCCGCGCGGCCGAGAACGTCAACGGAATTGTCGCCGCCCCAATTTCCTACGGTTATCGCTCGCAGGTGCGTACCGGCGGCGGCGCCCATCAGTGCGGGACGACCAATCTAGACGGCGGCACCCTAATCAATCTGGTCAAGGACGTGGTCAAGGAACTGGCCCGTCACGGCGCGCGGAAGATCGCTGTGATCGACGGGCATTTCGAGAACCGCTTCTACCTCGACGAGGCGTGTTTCCTCGCCATTCGGGAACTTCAGTGGGCCGGCATCGAGGATGCCCGGATCCTGAAGATGATCTACGCCGAGAAGATCAGCGACGAGACCATGGAGAAGGTCTATGCCGGGGGCGATTATCCTGGCCTAGACCTCGAGCATGGCGGCATCCTCGAAACCGCGATGATGCTCTACTGCTACCCGGATCTCGTACACTTGGACCGGGTGAAGGACGAGCCGCTTCCCGAATTCCCGCCCTACGACATGTTCCCCGGCAACCCCGATTGGGTGCCGACCTCCGGTGCCCTTTCCTCGGGAAAGCTGGCGACGGCGGAGAAGGGAAAGCTGCTTGTCGAGGAATTCGTCGCAACCGTGACGGAGTCGTTGCGCAGGGAGTTTCGCAACCCCGCGTGA